In Micrococcus luteus NCTC 2665, a single window of DNA contains:
- the phoU gene encoding phosphate signaling complex protein PhoU produces the protein MRELYRADLERLGRDLTEIARLVHRAVMDAQAALEAADVHGAERVISEDARIDQLQESLDEQAVRILALQAPVATDLRTVVATLRMSSSLERMGDLARHVAQLTRLRYPEHVIPEPVRTVFTAMCDAAVEVAEEVVLLLETQDLAHGDRIDALNEDVNALHVSVFRAIAAPDWSATPATTTDVTLASRYLERFTDHGLSVAAKVRYLVTGEWATHRPDATGS, from the coding sequence ATGCGCGAGCTCTACCGAGCCGACCTCGAACGGCTGGGCCGCGACCTGACCGAGATCGCCCGCCTCGTGCACCGCGCCGTGATGGACGCGCAGGCCGCCCTCGAGGCGGCCGACGTGCACGGCGCCGAACGGGTCATCTCGGAGGACGCGCGGATCGACCAGCTGCAGGAGTCCCTCGACGAGCAGGCCGTGCGCATCCTGGCGCTGCAGGCGCCCGTGGCCACGGACCTGCGCACCGTCGTCGCCACGCTGCGGATGAGCTCCTCGCTCGAGCGCATGGGCGACCTCGCCCGCCACGTGGCCCAGCTGACCCGGCTGCGCTACCCCGAGCACGTCATCCCGGAACCGGTCCGGACCGTGTTCACCGCGATGTGCGACGCCGCCGTGGAGGTGGCCGAGGAGGTCGTCCTGCTGCTCGAAACCCAGGACCTGGCGCACGGGGACCGGATCGACGCCCTCAACGAGGACGTCAACGCGCTGCACGTGTCCGTCTTCCGCGCGATCGCCGCCCCGGACTGGAGCGCGACGCCGGCCACCACCACGGACGTCACGCTGGCCTCCCGCTACCTCGAGCGGTTCACGGACCACGGCCTGTCCGTGGCCGCCAAGGTGCGCTATCTCGTCACGGGCGAGTGGGCGACCCACCGCCCGGACGCCACCGGCTCCTGA